The following nucleotide sequence is from Sulfurospirillum arsenophilum NBRC 109478.
TTCCACGTGTCGATAAATTGGTTATTGGCGGCGGTATGGCATTTACCTTCCTCAAAGCACAAGGGCTGGACATCGGTAATTCTTTGGTTGAAGATGAACTCCTTGATGAAGCAAATCGCGTGATGGAAGAGGCAAAACGCTTGGGCGTTAAACTCTACTTACCTGTGGATGTTGTTGCTGCACAAACATGTTCTCAAGATGCAACGATTAAGTTTGTTACGGTTCAAGAGATTCCAAAAGGTTGGATGGGTCTTGACATTGGACCTGCAACGTCACGTTTGTTTAGAGAAGCATTGGCGGATGCGCAGACGATTCTTTGGAATGGACCAATGGGTGTATTTGAGCTTGAAAAATTCTCAAAAGGTAGCTTTAAAATGTCTCACTTGATTGCGGAAGCACATGCAACAACCGTTGTGGGTGGTGGCGATACAGCTGATGTCGTCGCTCGTGCAGGTGATGCTGATGAGATGACCTTTATCTCTACTGGTGGTGGAGCGAGCTTAGAGCTTATCGAAGGCAAAGAGCTTCCAGGCGTTAAAGTACTGAGCCAAAGTGAGACTGAGTAAGCATGATCATTGCTTCAAATTTTAAAACCAACTACACTAGAGGTGCTGCGAAGGCATTTATCAAAGAGATTCAAGCCTTTGTTTCAAAAACAAAAAGTGAACAGCAGGTACGTATTTTTGCACCCTTTACGGCATTAGACCGCTTTGATGAGGTAGCAACGCTTAAAGTAGGTGCTCAAAACTTTTATCCTGTGCAAAATGGTTCTTACACAGGTGAGATCGGCTTTGAACAGCTTGAGGAATTTAGCATTGAGACGGTGCTCATTGGGCACAGTGAGAGACGTCATATTCTCAAAGAATCTCAAAGCTTTATTGCTAGCAAATACGATTTTGCTAAAGCCAGAGATGCAGAGATTATCTACTGTATTGGAGAACCTGCTGAGATTCGAGTGCAGGGCATTGATGCAGTTATGAGTTATCTTTGGGAACAATTTGAAGGTATTGATATTAGCTACACTAAACTCATCATCGCGTATGAGCCTGTTTGGGCGATTGGTACAGGTTTAACGGCGAGTTTAGAAGACATTGAAGAGGTATTAACAAGGCTTCGTGAGAAACTCGGAGCACCTTTGTTGTACGGTGGAAGTGTGAAGGTCGATAACATTGAAACGATTTTACATGTAAACGCATGTGATGGTGTTTTGGTGGGAACCGCAAGTTGGAATGAAAAAGCGTTTTGCGAGATGATTCGCATCGCGGATACTGTAAAAAAATAAGGAGTTTGAGTATGGTCATGAAAGGCAAAAAAGGTCTTATCGTAGGGATTGCCAATAATAAATCAATTGCATATGGAATTGCTAAAGCGTGTAAAGAACAAGGTGCAGAATTAGCATTTACGTATCTTAACGAGCAGTTAGAGAAAAGGGTTCGT
It contains:
- a CDS encoding triose-phosphate isomerase — translated: MIIASNFKTNYTRGAAKAFIKEIQAFVSKTKSEQQVRIFAPFTALDRFDEVATLKVGAQNFYPVQNGSYTGEIGFEQLEEFSIETVLIGHSERRHILKESQSFIASKYDFAKARDAEIIYCIGEPAEIRVQGIDAVMSYLWEQFEGIDISYTKLIIAYEPVWAIGTGLTASLEDIEEVLTRLREKLGAPLLYGGSVKVDNIETILHVNACDGVLVGTASWNEKAFCEMIRIADTVKK